The Coffea arabica cultivar ET-39 chromosome 1e, Coffea Arabica ET-39 HiFi, whole genome shotgun sequence genome has a window encoding:
- the LOC113710483 gene encoding protein GRAVITROPIC IN THE LIGHT 1 translates to MQLSYSFPVNRDHLTKRPTKFSLRSDIPQLKSNCPSPTNSVRINKMSATTTKVSNFSDLIQRVTANCLLNPLGSIRHADDATVLHSPDDSDDDNFKTQEDEEQDVDEEDDDRYDVGDGGDSLKNWDVKRNNSKGDRNCGPRNERVIQMEMLIGEVFEAASAMKRAYVSLQEAHCPWDPDKMRVADVAVVAELRRIGVLRERFRRSLGNTGGGRGGWKVGAATLREVVAPYEAALEELKREVKAKDVEIENLREKFKTASSLSGSGSGVRKGSKSKRKVSCSSQVAGLAPSPAPEIFESTMSSVKETAKSFTAMLLSLMRSAHWDITAAVRSIEAASFSSNASPTTPTPTTFPDSIVGANHAKYALESYVNRKMFQGFDHETFYMDGSLSSLIHPDQHRRDCFTQYRDMKAMDPIELLGILPTCSFGNFCFKKYLAIVHPKMEESLFGDLEQRRLVLAGNHPRSQFYGEFLGLAKAVWLLHLLAFSMDPPPSHFEAAKGADFHPQYMDSVARVPGGGRMGAGVPQVVGFPVSPGFKLGNGSLIKARVYVVPKNGY, encoded by the exons ATGCAGCTATCCTACAGTTTTCCAGTCAATCGGGATCACCTCACCAAACGCCCTACAAAGTTTTCTCTACGATCTGACATCCCTCAACTGAAAAGCAACTG CCCGAGTCCCACAAACTCAGTCAGGATCAACAAAATGTCCGCCACCACAACCAAGGTCTCCAACTTCTCCGATCTAATCCAACGTGTCACCGCCAACTGCTTACTCAACCCCCTCGGCTCCATCCGCCACGCCGACGATGCCACTGTTCTTCACTCCCCCGACGACTCCGACGACGACAACTTCAAAACTCAGGAAGATGAAGAACAAGACGTGGACGAAGAAGACGATGACCGCTACGATGTGGGTGACGGAGGAGATTCGCTGAAGAATTGGGATGTGAAAAGGAACAACAGCAAAGGGGACCGAAATTGTGGCCCGAGAAATGAGAGAGTTATCCAGATGGAAATGCTGATTGGCGAAGTGTTCGAGGCGGCTTCCGCGATGAAGCGGGCGTACGTTAGCCTGCAGGAGGCGCACTGCCCCTGGGATCCGGATAAAATGCGCGTTGCGGACGTGGCTGTGGTTGCTGAGCTGCGGAGGATCGGGGTGTTGAGGGAGAGGTTCAGGAGGAGTCTTGGGAATACTGGAGGAGGGAGAGGGGGGTGGAAGGTAGGGGCGGCGACGCTGAGGGAGGTGGTGGCGCCGTACGAGGCGGCGTTGGAGGAGTTGAAGAGGGAAGTGAAGGCTAAGGATGTGGAGATTGAGAACTTAAGAGAGAAGTTTAAAACGGCGTCGTCGCTGAGCGGCAGTGGCAGCGGTGTAAGGAAAGGCAGCAAGTCAAAGAGAAAAGTCAGCTGTAGTAGTCAAG TTGCAGGCCTGGCACCGTCACCGGCGCCGGAGATATTTGAATCGACAATGAGCTCAGTAAAGGAAACTGCTAAATCATTCACGGCAATGCTCCTTTCCCTGATGCGTTCAGCTCATTGGGACATCACAGCCGCTGTGAGATCCATCGAAGCTGCTTCTTTCTCCAGCAATGCCTCCCCGACTACACCCACCCCCACCACCTTTCCGGACTCCATAGTCGGAGCCAACCACGCTAAGTACGCTTTAGAATCCTATGTTAACCGGAAAATGTTTCAGGGGTTCGACCACGAGACCTTTTACATGGACGGCAGCCTCTCCTCATTGATCCATCCCGACCAGCACCGTCGCGATTGCTTCACTCAGTACCGCGACATGAAAGCCATGGACCCAATTGAACTGTTAGGGATACTTCCAACTTGCAGCTTCGGGAACTTCTGTTTCAAGAAGTATTTGGCAATTGTTCATCCCAAAATGGAGGAATCGTTATTCGGGGACTTGGAGCAGCGCCGCCTAGTTTTGGCCGGAAACCACCCCAGGAGTCAATTTTATGGGGAGTTTTTGGGCCTTGCTAAGGCAGTTTGGCTGCTACATTTGCTGGCATTTTCGATGGACCCACCGCCTAGTCATTTTGAGGCGGCTAAGGGAGCTGATTTCCATCCGCAGTATATGGACAGTGTGGCGAGGGTTCCAGGTGGTGGACGAATGGGTGCGGGCGTGCCTCAGGTGGTGGGCTTTCCGGTGAGCCCCGGGTTTAAACTTGGAAATGGGTCGCTAATTAAAGCCAGGGTATACGTCGTTCCCAAGAACGGGTATTGA
- the LOC113710512 gene encoding uncharacterized protein — protein sequence MECCTRPNRSDVHVSKEEEAKLEESTRDYFDAMAPKRHTKPQRSDYSKTYTDSCSDDVIPEHVRFQLLENDPQKLGRTSGSQATEEFVETEYYKDLNCIDKQHHTTGTGFIAIESMKGKSFSLEPDSATDYHGSCKGNPATNEWIPAAADEAGFVSDKPKRSDN from the exons atggagtGTTGCACGAGGCCGAACCGCAGCGATGTTCATGTGTCAAAGGAGGAAGAGGCAAAGCTGGAGGAGTCCACCAGAGATTACTTTGATGCTATGGCTCCAAAGCGCCATACCAAGCCTCAGCGCAGCGACTATTCTAAAACTTACACCGATTCTTGTTCTGATGATGTTATTCCTGAGCACGTTCGATTTCAACTTCTTGAAAATGATCCTCAG AAACTGGGGCGCACCAGTGGAAGCCAAGCAACTGAGGAGTTCGTTGAAACAGAGTATTATAAAGATCTCAACTGCATCGACAAGCAACATCACACG ACGGGAACTGGATTCATTGCTATAGAGAGCATGAAAGGCAAATCCTTCAGCTTAGAACCAGATTCTGCAACAGATTACCATGGCTCCTGCAAGGGAAATCCAGCGACTAATGAATGGATTCCAGCAGCTGCTGATGAG GCTGGTTTCGTCTCCGACAAACCCAAGAGGAGTGACAACTGA